One window of Streptomyces sp. NBC_00273 genomic DNA carries:
- a CDS encoding prenyltransferase/squalene oxidase repeat-containing protein yields MGTAEQAERRTGRKRLVSLLSAALLTFGTSVAFVTGTTSAAADPIEGCTATTGAIVAVDFGPFGGKVERGCDTTPTTGYELLHAGGFTTEGTQHDGPAFICRIGSGSFNSGTQYPTADKEPCVLTPQATAYWSYWTASPGQKTWTYSSLGAMARIPKAGDVDAWVFGSTDIGGTSGKPAFSPDDVRAAGGTPDPDPTGPPPVPPGTVDVPAATRWITGKLTDGERVVDEGATTPNYLLTTEAVYALAGADPKSAAARKAADFLAAPAHTDAYAYPAGKAGIPDATAAARLALVAEATGKDPRAFGGHDLLGDLVRYVCPRDIGDGETIEGCLTKGDFRTTGQSDAQAMAVIALLNGGVTPPADAVKRLTALQCEDGGFTSILIRSGGWCDSDANATALIALALKRAGGHDAVVEKARAHLRKSQLPTGAWPAAAYMTTGNAASTGWAAQAMRALGDTPYADAGLFWLSKQQLPGGAFGFEEGLTDPQLYPTAPAVVAAAKSDLVKLTTKKVDPPTPPTTPSPPTTPSPPTTPPGDGPDLKKGTAYLTDTARLIQGRYYENTPGSGFADYGLTIDGAYALAATGENDSVLRNIVDFLDKGGKDGKGRGVHDWTLIGTKHAGGGSLGKTALLAEVVGRDPRAFGGQDLIAALAKAVCPAPSTAPDRSCAAKGAYTNAPSVFSQSLAVIAQVRAGESAAAADPIAYLESLQEPSGAWPSLIGTPSGAEVDSTAMAAMALDLLPDAKAQAAVDKALVWLAAQQKDDGGFPGASGNSVNSAALAVQGMALDAPKYRTQIAKARKFLATQQNGDGGFDVAKGGQPGSDVRASTQAVGGATGISFATLTRSLAGTVPQPVPTGTTGVPVIVTPGGETASSAGGGSGSGGGLASTGTQVAGIAAAAVALVFGGWGTTRVARRRRRHHQTTGGRA; encoded by the coding sequence GTGGGGACCGCAGAGCAAGCAGAGCGACGCACGGGGCGGAAGAGGCTGGTGTCGCTGCTGTCGGCGGCGCTGCTGACCTTCGGCACGAGCGTGGCCTTCGTCACCGGTACGACGTCCGCGGCGGCCGACCCGATCGAGGGGTGCACGGCCACCACCGGCGCCATCGTCGCCGTCGACTTCGGGCCGTTCGGCGGGAAGGTCGAACGGGGCTGCGACACCACCCCGACCACGGGCTACGAGTTGCTCCACGCCGGCGGTTTCACCACGGAGGGCACCCAACACGACGGCCCCGCCTTCATCTGCCGCATCGGCAGCGGATCCTTCAACTCCGGTACCCAGTACCCCACTGCGGACAAGGAGCCCTGCGTCCTGACCCCGCAGGCGACCGCGTACTGGTCGTACTGGACCGCGTCCCCCGGCCAGAAGACCTGGACCTACAGCTCGCTCGGCGCGATGGCCCGGATCCCGAAGGCCGGTGACGTGGACGCCTGGGTGTTCGGCAGCACGGACATCGGTGGCACCTCGGGCAAGCCCGCCTTCTCCCCCGACGACGTGCGCGCCGCGGGCGGCACGCCCGACCCGGACCCGACGGGCCCGCCCCCCGTGCCGCCGGGCACCGTCGACGTACCCGCCGCCACCCGCTGGATCACCGGGAAGCTGACCGACGGCGAGCGGGTCGTCGACGAGGGCGCCACCACCCCGAACTACCTGCTCACCACGGAGGCCGTGTACGCCCTGGCCGGCGCCGATCCCAAGAGCGCCGCGGCCCGCAAGGCCGCCGACTTCCTGGCCGCACCCGCGCACACGGACGCGTACGCCTACCCGGCCGGCAAGGCCGGGATCCCCGACGCGACCGCCGCCGCACGACTCGCGCTGGTCGCCGAGGCCACCGGGAAGGATCCCCGCGCCTTCGGCGGGCACGACCTGCTCGGCGACCTGGTCAGGTACGTCTGCCCGAGGGACATCGGCGACGGCGAGACGATCGAGGGCTGCCTCACCAAGGGCGACTTCCGCACCACCGGCCAGTCCGATGCCCAGGCCATGGCCGTCATCGCCCTGCTGAACGGCGGCGTGACGCCTCCGGCCGACGCCGTGAAGCGGCTGACCGCCCTCCAGTGCGAGGACGGCGGGTTCACCAGCATCCTCATCCGCTCCGGCGGATGGTGCGACAGCGACGCGAACGCCACAGCACTGATCGCCCTGGCCCTCAAGCGGGCCGGCGGCCACGACGCCGTCGTCGAGAAGGCCCGCGCCCACCTGCGGAAGTCCCAGCTGCCCACCGGCGCCTGGCCCGCCGCCGCCTACATGACCACCGGCAACGCGGCATCCACCGGCTGGGCGGCCCAGGCCATGCGCGCCCTCGGCGACACCCCCTACGCCGACGCGGGTCTGTTCTGGCTCTCCAAGCAGCAGCTGCCCGGCGGGGCCTTCGGCTTCGAAGAGGGGCTGACCGACCCGCAGTTGTACCCGACCGCCCCGGCCGTCGTCGCGGCCGCCAAGAGCGATCTGGTGAAGCTGACCACCAAGAAGGTGGATCCGCCCACACCTCCGACCACTCCTTCACCTCCGACCACGCCTTCACCTCCCACCACTCCCCCGGGCGACGGGCCGGACCTGAAGAAGGGCACCGCGTACCTCACCGACACCGCCCGTCTGATCCAGGGCCGCTACTACGAGAACACCCCCGGCAGCGGCTTCGCCGACTACGGTCTGACCATCGACGGGGCCTACGCCCTGGCCGCCACCGGCGAGAACGACTCCGTCCTGCGCAACATCGTCGATTTCCTCGACAAGGGCGGCAAGGACGGCAAGGGCCGCGGCGTCCACGACTGGACCCTGATCGGCACCAAGCACGCCGGCGGCGGTTCCCTCGGCAAGACCGCCCTGCTCGCCGAGGTGGTGGGCCGCGATCCGCGCGCCTTCGGCGGCCAGGACCTGATCGCCGCCCTCGCCAAGGCCGTCTGCCCGGCCCCGAGCACCGCGCCCGACCGGAGCTGCGCCGCCAAGGGCGCGTACACCAACGCCCCGTCCGTGTTCTCCCAGTCCCTCGCCGTCATCGCCCAGGTCCGCGCGGGTGAGAGCGCCGCGGCGGCCGATCCGATCGCGTACTTGGAGAGCCTCCAGGAGCCCTCGGGCGCCTGGCCCAGCCTGATCGGGACGCCCAGCGGCGCCGAGGTCGACTCCACCGCCATGGCGGCCATGGCCCTCGACCTGCTTCCGGACGCCAAGGCACAGGCGGCCGTGGACAAGGCGCTGGTCTGGCTGGCCGCGCAGCAGAAGGACGACGGCGGATTCCCCGGCGCCTCCGGCAACTCCGTCAACTCCGCCGCCCTCGCCGTCCAGGGCATGGCCCTGGACGCGCCCAAGTACCGCACGCAGATCGCCAAGGCCCGTAAGTTCCTGGCCACCCAGCAGAACGGCGACGGCGGATTCGACGTGGCGAAGGGCGGCCAGCCCGGTTCCGACGTCCGTGCCTCCACCCAGGCCGTCGGTGGCGCCACGGGCATCTCCTTCGCCACCCTCACCCGCAGCCTGGCGGGCACCGTCCCGCAGCCCGTCCCCACCGGCACGACCGGCGTTCCCGTCATCGTGACCCCGGGCGGGGAGACGGCCTCTTCCGCCGGCGGCGGCTCGGGGTCGGGCGGCGGTCTCGCCTCCACCGGAACCCAGGTCGCCGGCATCGCCGCCGCGGCCGTGGCCCTGGTGTTCGGCGGCTGGGGTACGACCCGCGTCGCCCGCCGCCGCCGGCGCCACCACCAGACGACCGGAGGCCGGGCGTGA
- a CDS encoding energy-coupling factor transporter transmembrane component T: MSRTTASDKTEKAANPPASGPAPDAGGRRLPRTLHPVAWWIWALALATAVSRTNNPLLLFLVLAVLGYVITMRRTEAPWARGFKYYLYLALTVVTIRVLFRAVFATGITPRDHFLFSLPHVPTPDWYAGIQLGGPVSLEALLSAATDGLRLACMLCCIGAANTLANPKRALRVLPGALYELGVAVTVSISVAPQLVSSVQRVHRARRLRAGRTKGLRALRGIIVPVLEDALDRSLRLAAAMDSRGYGRAGTATRRSRRLTGALMLLGMCGLCAGAYGLLDATAPKLLGLPAMAVGASLCFAGLKLGGRRITRTTYRPDPWRAAEWAVAGCGVLSAVLLFTHVGFNAAELNPSIYPLSWPTLPLVPAAAILLAGTAGFLAPPPTAPARPAVPAPRTEEPK, from the coding sequence GTGTCACGCACCACCGCCTCGGACAAGACGGAGAAGGCGGCGAACCCGCCCGCGTCCGGCCCCGCGCCGGACGCGGGCGGCCGTCGGCTGCCCCGTACCCTGCACCCGGTCGCCTGGTGGATCTGGGCGCTGGCCCTGGCCACCGCGGTGAGCCGCACCAACAATCCGCTGCTGCTCTTCCTCGTCCTCGCGGTCCTCGGCTACGTGATCACCATGCGCCGTACCGAGGCCCCCTGGGCGCGCGGCTTCAAGTACTACCTCTACCTGGCGCTCACGGTCGTGACGATCCGTGTGCTGTTCCGCGCCGTCTTCGCCACCGGCATCACCCCGCGGGACCACTTCCTCTTCTCCCTGCCCCACGTCCCCACCCCCGACTGGTACGCGGGCATCCAGCTCGGCGGCCCCGTCTCCCTCGAAGCCCTGCTGTCGGCCGCCACCGACGGGCTGCGGCTCGCCTGCATGCTGTGCTGCATCGGCGCGGCCAACACCCTCGCCAACCCCAAGCGGGCCCTGCGGGTCCTGCCCGGCGCCCTCTACGAACTCGGGGTCGCCGTCACGGTGTCCATCAGCGTCGCGCCCCAACTGGTCTCGAGCGTCCAGCGCGTCCACCGTGCGAGGCGTTTGCGGGCCGGTCGTACGAAGGGCCTGCGCGCCCTGCGCGGGATCATCGTCCCCGTCCTCGAGGACGCCCTGGACCGGTCCCTACGGCTCGCCGCCGCCATGGACTCGCGCGGCTACGGGCGGGCCGGAACCGCCACCCGCCGCTCCCGCCGACTGACCGGGGCCCTCATGCTGCTCGGCATGTGCGGCCTGTGCGCCGGGGCCTACGGCCTCCTGGACGCCACCGCGCCGAAACTGCTGGGCCTGCCGGCCATGGCCGTGGGGGCGTCGCTGTGCTTCGCGGGACTCAAGCTCGGCGGGCGACGGATCACCCGGACCACCTACCGGCCCGATCCCTGGCGGGCCGCGGAGTGGGCCGTGGCCGGCTGCGGGGTGCTGTCCGCGGTCCTGCTCTTCACCCACGTCGGTTTCAACGCGGCCGAGTTGAACCCGTCGATCTACCCCCTCAGCTGGCCGACCCTGCCGCTGGTCCCGGCCGCCGCGATCCTGCTCGCCGGCACGGCCGGCTTCCTTGCTCCGCCCCCGACCGCTCCCGCCCGCCCGGCGGTACCGGCACCACGCACCGAGGAACCCAAGTGA
- a CDS encoding ABC transporter ATP-binding protein, whose product MIHFDQVTVQYEDTAEPVLRDVDLTVEEGELCLVVGHTGVGKSTLLGAVNGLVPHFTGGTLYGRVVVDGRDTAEHPPRELADVVGVVGQDPLDGFVTDTVEEELAYAMEQLAIPPATMRKRVEETLDLLGLADLRHRALHELSGGQQQRVAIGSVLTAHPRILVLDEPTSALDPTAAEEVLAAVTRLVHDLGVTVLLAEHRLERVVQYADRVIHLPGDGRVVCGPPAEVFRTSSIAPPIVELGRAAGWDPLPLSIRDARRAAAPVRTRLAGTTPPPVRPDPAAAPAELLKARGVTVTYQGVPAVREVALHLRGGEITALMGRNGSGKSSLLWALQGSGPRKAGTVSIPAAADGGKDADPQKLSAAEARRLVGLVPQTPTDLLYLESVQQELDQADSESAVGADAPTARGILDRLAPGIDDATHPRDLSEGQKLALVLAIQLSAAPKVLLLDEPTRGLDYRAKAELIRIVDDLAAEGRAVVISTHDVEFVARAADRVVVMAEGDIVADGPTGEIIVASPVFAPQTAKILAPLPYLTVAQVASALPDDETDRAS is encoded by the coding sequence GTGATCCACTTCGACCAGGTCACCGTCCAGTACGAGGACACGGCCGAACCGGTCCTGCGCGACGTCGACCTCACCGTCGAGGAGGGCGAACTCTGCCTCGTCGTCGGCCACACCGGCGTCGGCAAGTCCACCCTCCTCGGCGCGGTCAACGGACTCGTCCCGCACTTCACCGGCGGCACCCTCTACGGACGCGTCGTCGTCGACGGCCGGGACACCGCCGAGCACCCGCCCCGCGAACTCGCCGATGTCGTGGGCGTCGTGGGACAGGACCCGCTCGACGGCTTCGTCACCGATACCGTGGAGGAGGAACTCGCCTACGCGATGGAGCAGTTGGCGATCCCGCCGGCCACCATGCGCAAGCGCGTCGAGGAGACCCTCGACCTCCTCGGCCTCGCCGACCTCCGCCACCGCGCCCTGCACGAGCTCTCGGGCGGCCAGCAGCAGCGTGTGGCCATCGGCTCGGTGCTCACCGCCCACCCCCGGATCCTGGTCCTCGACGAGCCGACCTCCGCGCTGGACCCGACGGCCGCGGAGGAGGTGCTGGCCGCCGTCACCCGCCTGGTGCACGACCTCGGCGTGACCGTCCTGCTCGCCGAGCACCGTCTGGAGCGCGTGGTCCAGTACGCCGACCGCGTCATCCACCTCCCCGGCGACGGGCGCGTCGTCTGCGGCCCGCCCGCCGAGGTCTTCCGTACGTCGTCCATCGCGCCGCCCATCGTGGAACTCGGCCGTGCCGCCGGCTGGGACCCGCTCCCCCTCTCGATCCGTGACGCCCGCCGGGCGGCCGCGCCCGTACGGACCCGGCTCGCCGGTACGACTCCGCCACCGGTACGGCCCGATCCCGCCGCGGCCCCGGCCGAGCTGTTGAAGGCCCGCGGGGTGACGGTGACCTATCAGGGCGTCCCGGCCGTCCGCGAGGTCGCCCTGCACCTGCGCGGCGGCGAAATCACCGCCCTCATGGGCCGCAACGGTTCCGGCAAGTCCTCCCTCCTGTGGGCCCTCCAGGGATCCGGTCCCCGCAAGGCCGGCACCGTGTCCATTCCCGCCGCCGCCGACGGCGGCAAGGACGCCGACCCGCAGAAGCTGTCCGCCGCGGAGGCCCGCCGCCTCGTCGGCCTGGTCCCGCAGACGCCCACCGACCTGCTGTACCTGGAGAGCGTGCAGCAGGAACTCGACCAGGCCGACTCCGAGTCCGCTGTCGGCGCGGACGCCCCCACGGCGCGCGGGATCCTCGACCGCCTCGCGCCCGGGATCGACGACGCCACCCATCCCCGCGACCTGTCCGAGGGGCAGAAGCTCGCCCTCGTCCTCGCCATCCAGCTGTCCGCCGCGCCCAAGGTCCTGCTCCTCGACGAACCCACCCGCGGCCTCGACTACCGCGCCAAGGCGGAGCTGATCCGCATCGTCGACGACCTGGCGGCCGAGGGCCGCGCCGTCGTCATTTCCACCCACGACGTCGAGTTCGTCGCCCGCGCCGCCGACCGCGTCGTGGTCATGGCCGAGGGCGACATCGTCGCGGACGGCCCGACCGGCGAGATCATCGTCGCCTCCCCCGTCTTCGCGCCGCAGACCGCGAAGATCCTCGCTCCGCTCCCCTACCTCACGGTCGCCCAGGTGGCCTCCGCCCTCCCCGACGACGAGACGGACCGGGCCTCATGA
- a CDS encoding ECF transporter S component, with translation MTTAARTAAIRINARAGVVIAMAAFLGIVAFFWPFLVAPGKFGSNYAPPLIFGVLLVIVLCVVISEIAEGGINSKALAMLGVLSAVNAAIRPLGAGTAGIETVFFILVLAGRVYGPGFGFTLGCTSLFASALITGGVGPWMPYQMFGCAFVGMLAGFLPKASGRREIAVLALYGSVSGYLFGFLLNLSFWPFSLDPNSSVAYLPGLPFTEQFQRYLAFDLATSLGWDTGRAVTNFICITLAGPAVLTTFRRAARKARFQAPVHFRTGARP, from the coding sequence ATGACCACCGCCGCACGCACGGCAGCGATCCGCATCAACGCGCGGGCCGGCGTCGTCATCGCCATGGCCGCCTTCCTCGGCATCGTCGCCTTCTTCTGGCCGTTCCTCGTCGCACCCGGGAAGTTCGGCTCGAACTACGCCCCTCCGCTGATCTTCGGCGTCCTGCTCGTGATCGTGCTGTGCGTGGTGATCTCCGAGATCGCGGAGGGCGGGATCAACTCCAAGGCCCTGGCGATGCTGGGGGTCCTGTCCGCCGTCAACGCGGCGATCCGTCCGCTGGGCGCGGGTACGGCCGGCATCGAGACGGTGTTCTTCATCCTCGTCCTGGCCGGCCGGGTCTACGGTCCGGGCTTCGGCTTCACCCTGGGCTGCACCTCGCTGTTCGCCTCCGCCCTCATCACGGGCGGGGTCGGGCCCTGGATGCCGTACCAGATGTTCGGCTGCGCCTTCGTCGGCATGCTCGCCGGCTTCCTCCCGAAGGCCTCCGGGCGCCGCGAGATCGCCGTGCTCGCCCTCTACGGTTCCGTCTCCGGCTACCTCTTCGGATTCCTCCTCAACCTCTCCTTCTGGCCCTTCTCCCTCGACCCCAACAGCTCCGTCGCGTACCTGCCCGGCCTCCCCTTCACCGAGCAGTTCCAGCGCTACCTCGCCTTCGACCTCGCCACGTCCCTGGGCTGGGACACGGGCCGCGCCGTCACCAACTTCATCTGCATCACCCTCGCGGGACCGGCCGTCCTGACCACCTTCCGCCGCGCGGCCCGCAAGGCCCGCTTCCAGGCTCCGGTCCACTTCCGGACCGGCGCACGCCCCTGA
- the tsaD gene encoding tRNA (adenosine(37)-N6)-threonylcarbamoyltransferase complex transferase subunit TsaD → MVLGIESSCDETGAGIVQDGKLLAHVVASSMDEHARFGGVVPEIAARAHLYSFNPVVRQALDRAGLRLKQIDAVAVTTGPGLSGALQVGLAGAKTLAYAAGVPLYGVHHLAGHVAADTLEHGPLPDPCVVLIVSGGHTSLLLVRDLVREPILHLGDTLDDAAGECFDKVARILGLPYPGGPAIDRAARDGDPKAVAFPRPLTRPGDDPYAFSFSGLKTAAARWAEKHRQRGEEPPVADGAAALQEAVADVLTRKALAACRDYDVKTLIVVGGVAANSRVRALAERRCASAGIELRVPPMTLCTDNGAMIAAVGDLLVRSGAEPAPLNVSVDPSAPLEYASLTPLPAPPVKIP, encoded by the coding sequence GTGGTGCTGGGGATCGAGTCGTCGTGCGACGAGACCGGCGCGGGAATCGTGCAGGACGGCAAGCTGCTCGCACACGTGGTGGCCTCGAGCATGGACGAGCACGCCCGCTTCGGCGGCGTCGTGCCCGAGATCGCCGCCCGGGCGCACCTGTACTCCTTCAACCCGGTCGTCCGGCAGGCCCTGGACCGGGCCGGACTGCGGCTGAAGCAGATCGACGCGGTCGCCGTCACCACCGGGCCCGGCCTGTCGGGCGCGCTTCAGGTGGGCCTGGCCGGCGCGAAGACGCTGGCGTACGCGGCCGGCGTGCCGCTGTACGGCGTCCACCACCTGGCCGGGCACGTCGCCGCCGACACCCTGGAGCACGGACCGTTGCCCGACCCCTGCGTGGTGCTGATCGTCTCCGGCGGCCACACCTCGCTCCTGTTGGTCCGCGACCTGGTCCGCGAGCCGATCCTGCACCTCGGGGACACCCTCGACGACGCGGCGGGCGAGTGCTTCGACAAGGTCGCCCGGATCCTGGGCCTGCCGTATCCGGGCGGTCCCGCCATCGACCGGGCCGCCCGCGACGGCGACCCGAAGGCCGTGGCCTTCCCGCGCCCGCTGACCAGGCCCGGGGACGACCCGTACGCCTTCTCCTTCTCCGGCCTGAAGACGGCCGCGGCGCGCTGGGCCGAGAAGCACCGGCAGCGCGGCGAGGAGCCGCCGGTGGCCGACGGGGCCGCCGCGCTGCAGGAGGCGGTCGCGGACGTACTGACCCGCAAGGCGCTGGCCGCCTGCCGCGACTACGACGTGAAGACGCTGATCGTGGTCGGCGGCGTGGCCGCGAACTCGCGGGTCAGGGCCCTCGCGGAACGCCGATGCGCCTCGGCCGGCATCGAACTGCGCGTTCCGCCCATGACCCTGTGCACGGACAACGGCGCCATGATCGCGGCCGTCGGTGACCTGCTGGTCCGCTCCGGGGCGGAGCCGGCCCCGCTGAACGTGTCCGTCGACCCGTCGGCGCCGCTGGAGTACGCCTCCCTGACCCCGCTCCCCGCCCCGCCGGTCAAGATCCCCTGA
- a CDS encoding ABC transporter substrate-binding protein produces MRGIRPLSALLAVAAALLVPACGKAEDRTAAPGPGAEGFPVTVSNCGVESTYQRPPQRAVSLNQHATEVMLALGLEKSMVGTGYLDDKILPEYQAAFDSVKVLSKEYPSFETLLAAEPDFVYGGFGSTFAEKEGRGRPAFTKAGINTHLNIEECPAGPVTMATVDEEIRTVAKIFGVPDRAEQQVDELHGTLDRVDGKLAGVAPTKLFVYDSGDKTAFTAGGKGIGNELIERAGGANLFADVDKAFADVSFEQVAERAPEVVVIYDYGDQSVEDKKKFLLANPALKDVPAIKNERFAVLPLSSTVLGVRVPAAVESLAHQIHPDRFR; encoded by the coding sequence ATGAGGGGCATACGCCCGCTGTCCGCGCTCCTGGCCGTGGCCGCCGCACTGCTCGTCCCGGCCTGCGGCAAGGCCGAGGACCGCACCGCCGCACCGGGACCCGGGGCCGAAGGGTTCCCCGTCACCGTGTCCAACTGCGGGGTGGAGAGCACCTACCAGCGGCCGCCGCAGCGCGCGGTGTCCCTGAACCAGCACGCCACGGAGGTCATGTTGGCGCTCGGGCTGGAGAAGTCGATGGTGGGCACGGGCTACCTCGACGACAAGATCCTGCCGGAGTACCAGGCCGCCTTCGACTCGGTGAAGGTGCTGTCGAAGGAGTACCCGTCCTTCGAGACCCTGCTGGCCGCCGAACCGGACTTCGTCTACGGCGGATTCGGCTCCACCTTCGCCGAGAAGGAGGGTCGTGGCCGTCCGGCCTTCACCAAGGCCGGGATCAACACGCACCTCAACATCGAGGAGTGCCCGGCCGGACCGGTGACCATGGCCACCGTCGACGAGGAGATCCGCACCGTCGCCAAGATCTTCGGCGTACCGGACCGGGCCGAGCAGCAGGTGGACGAACTGCACGGCACCCTCGACCGGGTCGACGGCAAACTGGCCGGTGTCGCGCCGACCAAGCTCTTCGTCTACGACAGCGGGGACAAGACCGCCTTCACCGCGGGCGGCAAGGGCATCGGCAACGAGCTGATCGAGCGGGCCGGCGGGGCCAACCTCTTCGCCGACGTCGACAAGGCCTTCGCGGACGTGTCGTTCGAGCAGGTGGCCGAGCGTGCGCCCGAGGTCGTCGTCATCTACGACTACGGCGACCAGAGCGTCGAGGACAAGAAGAAGTTCCTCCTCGCGAACCCGGCGCTGAAGGACGTACCCGCGATCAAGAACGAGCGGTTCGCGGTGCTTCCGCTGTCGTCGACCGTGCTCGGTGTCCGCGTCCCGGCGGCCGTGGAGTCACTGGCCCACCAGATCCACCCGGACCGCTTCCGGTGA
- a CDS encoding FecCD family ABC transporter permease — MTETTDAGRALLAPPSAPAAAARRRAVPYPLLLVALGVLLAALVTAGIAIGSINVPAGQVWGILLHRIHPVLAEPAWTPVRETIVVDVRLPRVLLAGVVGAGLSVSGMALQALVRNPLADPMLLGVSSGASVGAVLVLVFHVTLFGMFSLPVAAFCGALAALVAVYFLARSGGRMTTVRLVLAGVAMAEVLSAVASFLIVTSNDPQKTQSALRWMLGGLAGTTWTTVWIPVGAVLLGTAVLLGVCRSLNLLLAGEEAAAALGLDVHRFRGALFVLVALMIGTIVAVSGQIGFVGLILPHVVRLLVGADHRRALPAAALLGASFLIAADLGARTLMSPEEIPVGILTALVGGPFFLWLMRRKAAR; from the coding sequence GTGACCGAGACGACGGACGCGGGCCGGGCGCTCCTCGCTCCGCCGAGCGCCCCGGCGGCCGCGGCCCGCCGCCGGGCCGTTCCCTACCCCCTACTACTCGTGGCCCTGGGCGTCCTGCTCGCCGCCCTCGTGACGGCCGGTATCGCGATCGGTTCGATCAACGTCCCGGCCGGCCAGGTCTGGGGGATCCTGCTCCACCGGATCCACCCGGTCCTCGCCGAACCGGCCTGGACGCCGGTCCGCGAGACGATCGTCGTCGACGTCCGGCTCCCCCGGGTGCTGCTGGCCGGCGTGGTGGGCGCGGGCCTGTCGGTGTCGGGCATGGCGCTGCAGGCCCTGGTCCGCAATCCGCTGGCCGATCCGATGCTGCTCGGGGTCTCGTCCGGCGCGTCGGTCGGCGCAGTGCTGGTCCTCGTCTTCCACGTGACCCTGTTCGGGATGTTCTCCCTGCCCGTGGCGGCGTTCTGCGGAGCCCTCGCCGCGCTGGTCGCGGTGTACTTCCTGGCGCGCTCCGGCGGGCGGATGACCACCGTACGGCTGGTGCTGGCGGGTGTGGCCATGGCCGAGGTCCTCTCCGCCGTGGCCAGCTTCCTGATCGTCACCTCCAACGACCCGCAGAAGACGCAATCGGCCTTGCGCTGGATGCTCGGGGGGCTGGCCGGCACCACCTGGACGACGGTGTGGATCCCCGTCGGTGCCGTGCTCCTCGGCACGGCCGTCCTGCTGGGGGTGTGCCGGTCCCTCAACCTGCTGCTGGCCGGGGAGGAAGCCGCCGCGGCGCTGGGGCTGGACGTCCACCGCTTCCGCGGCGCCCTGTTCGTCCTGGTCGCCCTGATGATCGGCACCATCGTCGCGGTCAGCGGCCAGATCGGCTTCGTCGGGCTGATCCTGCCGCACGTCGTACGCCTCCTGGTGGGCGCCGACCACCGCCGCGCGCTGCCCGCCGCCGCCCTCCTCGGCGCGAGCTTCCTGATCGCCGCCGACCTGGGCGCGCGCACGCTCATGAGCCCGGAGGAGATACCCGTCGGCATCCTCACCGCCCTCGTCGGCGGCCCGTTCTTCCTCTGGCTGATGCGACGGAAGGCGGCGCGATGA
- a CDS encoding ABC transporter ATP-binding protein encodes MTDGPIPEPGALDAEDVTVVVNGRTLVDRVSLHVAPGEVLALVGPNGAGKSTLLRTFYRVLRPTSGRVLLDGEDVWRMPGKRLARRLSAVLQETAGDFELSVYEVVAMGRTPHKRAFAGDDAHDREIITGSLEELDVAALAHAPFDRLSGGEKQRVLIARALAQRTGTMVLDEPTNHLDLRHQLDALRLVRRVGVTAVIALHDLNLAASFCDRICVLDGGRVVATGTPREVLTRDLLAEVYRVEAEVSRHPGTGIPQVTVVPEVRRAGRPVERGHAP; translated from the coding sequence ATGACCGACGGACCGATCCCCGAGCCCGGCGCGCTCGACGCCGAGGACGTCACGGTCGTGGTGAACGGCCGGACCCTGGTCGACCGCGTCTCCCTGCACGTGGCACCCGGGGAGGTGCTGGCGCTCGTAGGCCCCAACGGCGCGGGCAAGTCGACGCTGTTGCGCACGTTCTACCGGGTGCTGCGCCCCACGTCCGGACGCGTCCTGCTGGACGGCGAGGACGTGTGGCGGATGCCCGGCAAGCGGCTCGCGCGGCGCCTCTCGGCCGTACTGCAAGAGACGGCCGGCGACTTCGAACTCAGCGTCTACGAAGTGGTGGCGATGGGACGCACCCCGCACAAACGCGCCTTCGCGGGCGACGACGCCCACGACCGCGAGATCATCACGGGCTCGTTGGAGGAACTCGATGTCGCCGCCCTGGCGCACGCGCCGTTCGACCGCCTCTCGGGCGGGGAGAAGCAGCGGGTGCTGATCGCCCGTGCGCTGGCCCAACGCACCGGGACGATGGTGCTGGACGAGCCGACGAACCACCTGGACCTGCGCCACCAGCTCGACGCGCTCCGGCTCGTCCGGAGGGTCGGGGTCACCGCGGTGATCGCCCTGCACGACCTCAACCTCGCCGCGTCCTTCTGCGACCGGATCTGCGTGCTGGACGGCGGCCGCGTGGTCGCGACCGGAACACCGCGGGAGGTCCTCACCCGGGACCTGCTGGCCGAGGTCTACCGTGTCGAGGCGGAGGTGTCCCGGCATCCGGGCACCGGGATCCCGCAGGTCACCGTGGTCCCCGAAGTCCGCCGTGCCGGTCGGCCCGTGGAACGCGGGCACGCCCCGTGA